One window from the genome of Phycisphaerales bacterium encodes:
- the pap gene encoding polyphosphate:AMP phosphotransferase, with product MFENAETGSTVDKDVFKKRVPGLRVDLLNAQFDLRDADFSVLILIAGDDRLGCNSVVDLLNEWMDARHLKTEVFVEPSSEEAARPRFWRYWRVLPRRGCIGLYMGGWARHILDARIAGTIDDLEYERRVSHAVRFERALTDDGSLVLKFWLHLPRNELRNRIERADADPALSWQVDDVDRALLKDHDRVMPIVERYVRLTDRSTAPWHIIEGVDEDYRDLTIGETIASAVRARLDAAGPAASEPAVTESEPTTLTAPQRSPLDAVDLGQSLERDEYKDRLGEAQARLARLVRGLRGGRSPVIVFEGWDAAGKGGAIRRLIRPLPVRDYHVISTGAPNEEELARHYLWRFWRDVPANGRMAIFDRSWYGRVLVERVEGLASATEWRRAYEEINDFEDQLAERSLVVMKFWLHIDRDTQAKRFELRSRTGYKKYKLTDEDHRNRLRWDDYKAAANEMIARTSTEISHWHLVPANDKRFARVSVIESVCERLERLE from the coding sequence ATGTTCGAGAATGCAGAAACCGGCAGCACGGTCGACAAGGACGTCTTCAAGAAGCGCGTCCCCGGGCTCCGGGTCGACCTGCTCAACGCCCAGTTCGATCTGAGGGATGCCGACTTCTCCGTTCTCATCTTGATCGCGGGCGACGATCGCCTCGGCTGCAACAGCGTCGTCGACCTGCTCAACGAATGGATGGATGCACGGCACCTCAAGACCGAGGTCTTCGTCGAGCCTTCCAGCGAGGAAGCGGCCAGGCCGCGTTTCTGGCGGTACTGGCGCGTCTTGCCGCGGCGGGGGTGCATCGGGCTCTACATGGGCGGCTGGGCACGGCACATCCTCGATGCGAGGATCGCCGGCACCATCGATGACCTCGAGTACGAGCGCCGGGTGAGCCACGCCGTGCGGTTCGAGCGGGCGCTTACGGACGATGGCTCGCTGGTGCTCAAGTTCTGGCTCCACCTGCCGCGCAACGAGCTACGCAATCGGATCGAGCGGGCCGACGCCGATCCTGCTCTGTCGTGGCAGGTCGACGACGTCGACCGCGCCCTGTTGAAGGACCACGATCGGGTGATGCCGATCGTCGAGCGGTACGTCCGCCTGACCGACCGCAGCACCGCCCCATGGCACATCATCGAGGGCGTCGACGAGGACTATCGCGACCTGACGATCGGCGAGACCATCGCGTCGGCGGTGCGGGCCCGGCTGGATGCTGCAGGCCCGGCGGCGTCCGAGCCGGCTGTCACCGAGTCCGAGCCCACGACGCTGACCGCGCCGCAGCGCAGCCCGCTCGATGCGGTCGACCTCGGCCAATCGCTCGAGCGGGACGAGTACAAGGATCGCCTCGGCGAGGCACAGGCCCGGCTGGCCCGGCTCGTCCGTGGCCTGCGCGGAGGTCGATCTCCGGTCATCGTGTTCGAGGGCTGGGACGCGGCCGGCAAGGGCGGGGCGATCCGTCGGCTCATCCGGCCGCTGCCCGTCCGCGACTACCACGTCATCTCGACGGGTGCGCCGAACGAGGAAGAGCTCGCACGGCACTACCTCTGGCGATTCTGGCGCGACGTCCCCGCCAACGGACGCATGGCGATCTTCGACCGCAGCTGGTACGGCCGCGTGTTGGTCGAGCGCGTCGAGGGCCTGGCCTCGGCGACCGAGTGGCGCCGGGCGTACGAGGAGATCAACGACTTCGAGGACCAGCTCGCCGAGCGTAGCTTGGTCGTCATGAAGTTCTGGCTGCACATCGATCGAGACACGCAGGCGAAGCGTTTCGAGCTTCGATCCCGGACCGGCTACAAGAAGTACAAGCTCACCGACGAAGACCACCGCAACCGGCTGCGCTGGGACGACTACAAGGCCGCCGCCAACGAGATGATCGCACGCACGAGCACGGAGATCTCGCACTGGCACCTGGTTCCCGCCAACGACAAGCGGTTCGCCCGTGTCAGCGTGATCGAGTCGGTGTGCGAGCGGCTCGAGCGGCTGGAGTGA
- a CDS encoding SDR family oxidoreductase encodes MPSDTPPTSARSEAPRRLLITGIAGFLGAHVARVATGAGWDVVGVTRASSTPYPHLTIDLAEDDAARDAIERLAPHAVIHCAANARTNECERFPELAERDNVLATRLLAEACVDDRSATPMVVCSTDLVFDGERPGGMYAESDEPNPINAYGRSKLSMERMLREIGSHAVVARLPLLFGPPAAENARGCFLSAWAEHLRGGEELVLFTNEWRTPLSARDAARGLLACLEHGEAGETYHVAGAERVDRYVLGTRFAAHAAGSLGFDATLIKPGVQSDVPMPAPRAKDVSLDTGRARSGLGFEPRPLDKELQWTAGVMAGQPA; translated from the coding sequence ATGCCGTCCGACACGCCCCCAACGAGCGCCCGAAGCGAGGCCCCACGCCGCCTGCTCATCACCGGCATCGCCGGCTTCCTGGGCGCGCACGTGGCTCGAGTTGCCACCGGCGCGGGCTGGGACGTCGTTGGCGTCACGCGAGCCTCCTCGACGCCGTATCCACACCTGACGATTGACCTCGCCGAGGACGACGCGGCGCGCGATGCCATCGAGCGACTCGCTCCGCATGCGGTGATCCATTGCGCCGCAAACGCGCGCACCAACGAGTGCGAGCGGTTCCCCGAGCTCGCCGAACGCGACAACGTGCTGGCGACCCGGCTGCTGGCCGAGGCGTGTGTTGACGACAGAAGTGCCACACCGATGGTCGTGTGCTCGACGGACCTGGTCTTCGACGGCGAGCGGCCCGGCGGGATGTACGCCGAGAGTGACGAGCCCAACCCGATCAACGCGTACGGACGCAGCAAGCTGTCGATGGAGCGGATGCTGCGCGAGATCGGCTCGCACGCCGTCGTCGCACGCTTGCCGCTGCTCTTCGGCCCCCCCGCTGCCGAGAACGCCCGGGGCTGTTTCCTCTCCGCGTGGGCCGAGCACCTACGCGGCGGCGAGGAACTCGTCTTGTTCACCAACGAATGGCGCACGCCCCTGAGTGCCCGCGACGCGGCACGGGGGCTGCTCGCGTGCCTTGAACACGGCGAAGCGGGCGAGACCTACCACGTCGCTGGCGCCGAGCGCGTCGACCGGTACGTGCTCGGCACTCGCTTCGCCGCCCATGCCGCTGGCTCGCTCGGATTCGACGCCACCTTGATCAAGCCCGGCGTCCAGAGCGACGTACCGATGCCCGCGCCCCGCGCCAAGGACGTCTCGCTCGACACCGGGCGCGCGCGAAGCGGCCTGGGCTTCGAACCCAGGCCGCTCGACAAGGAACTGCAATGGACGGCCGGCGTCATGGCCGGCCAGCCGGC